A window of the Streptococcus sp. 116-D4 genome harbors these coding sequences:
- the dusB gene encoding tRNA dihydrouridine synthase DusB — MTNLNTPFMIGNVEIPNRTVLAPMAGVTNSAFRTIAKELGAGLVVMEMVSDKGIQYNNEKTLHMLHIDEGENPVSIQLFGSDEDSLARAAEFIQENTKTDIVDINMGCPVNKIVKNEAGAMWLKDPDKIYSIINKVQSVLDIPLTVKMRTGWADPSLAVENALAAEAAGVSALAMHGRTREQMYTGHADLETLHKVAQALTKIPFIANGDIRTVQEAKQRIEEVGADAVMIGRAAMGNPYLFNQINHYFETGEILPDLTFEDKMKIAYEHLKRLINLKGENVAVREFRGLAPHYLRGTSGAAKLRGAISQASTLAEIEALLQLDKA, encoded by the coding sequence GTGACAAATCTTAATACACCCTTTATGATTGGCAATGTTGAGATTCCCAATCGTACCGTTTTAGCGCCCATGGCTGGCGTGACCAACTCAGCCTTTCGTACCATCGCAAAAGAGCTCGGAGCTGGACTCGTTGTCATGGAAATGGTCTCTGACAAGGGAATCCAATACAACAACGAAAAAACTCTTCACATGCTTCATATCGATGAAGGCGAAAACCCTGTCTCTATCCAGCTTTTTGGTAGCGATGAAGACAGCCTAGCACGCGCAGCCGAATTCATCCAAGAAAACACCAAAACCGATATCGTGGATATCAACATGGGCTGCCCAGTTAACAAAATCGTGAAGAACGAAGCTGGCGCTATGTGGCTCAAGGACCCAGACAAGATCTACTCTATCATCAACAAGGTCCAGTCTGTCCTTGATATCCCACTTACTGTCAAAATGCGTACCGGCTGGGCTGATCCATCTCTTGCAGTAGAAAATGCCCTCGCTGCTGAAGCAGCAGGTGTTTCTGCCCTCGCCATGCATGGCCGTACCCGTGAGCAAATGTATACAGGTCATGCAGACCTTGAGACCCTGCACAAGGTTGCCCAAGCTCTGACCAAGATTCCCTTCATCGCCAATGGTGATATCCGTACGGTCCAAGAAGCCAAACAACGCATCGAAGAAGTCGGTGCTGATGCAGTCATGATTGGCCGCGCTGCCATGGGAAATCCCTACCTCTTCAACCAGATCAATCATTACTTTGAAACAGGAGAAATCCTACCTGATTTGACCTTTGAAGACAAGATGAAAATCGCCTACGAACACTTAAAACGATTGATTAACCTCAAAGGGGAAAACGTCGCAGTTCGTGAATTCCGTGGCCTCGCTCCTCATTACCTCCGTGGAACATCTGGCGCTGCCAAACTCCGTGGAGCCATTTCCCAAGCCAGCACCCTAGCAGAGATTGAAGCCCTCTTGCAATTGGATAAGGCTTAA
- the glpK gene encoding glycerol kinase GlpK, whose amino-acid sequence MSQEKYIMAIDQGTTSSRAIIFNKKGEKVSSSQKEFTQIFPQAGWVEHNANEIWNSVQSVIAGAFIESGVKPNQIEAIGITNQRETTVVWDKKTGLPIYNAIVWQSRQTAPLAEQLKSQGYVEKFHEKTGLIIDAYFSATKVRWILDHVEGAQERAEKGELLFGTIDTWLVWKLTDGAAHVTDYSNAARTMLYNIKELKWDDEILEILNIPKAMLPEVRSNSEIYGKTAPFHFYGGEVPISGMAGDQQAALFGQLAFEPGMVKNTYGTGSFIIMNTGEEMQLSENNLLTTIGYGINGKVYYALEGSIFIAGSAIQWLRDGLRMVENSPESEKYARDSHNNDEVYVVPAFTGLGAPYWNQNARGSVFGLTRGTSKEDFIKATLQSIAYQVRDIIDTMQVDAQTAIQVLKVDGGAAMNNFLMQFQADILGIDIARAKNLETTALGAAFLAGLSVGYWKDLDELKLLNETGELFEPSMNESRKEQLYKGWKKAVKATQVFAEVDD is encoded by the coding sequence ATGTCACAAGAAAAATACATCATGGCGATTGACCAGGGGACTACAAGCTCTCGTGCCATTATTTTTAACAAAAAAGGAGAAAAAGTTAGCTCGAGTCAAAAAGAGTTTACCCAGATTTTCCCTCAGGCAGGTTGGGTAGAGCACAATGCCAATGAAATTTGGAACTCTGTTCAGTCAGTTATTGCGGGTGCTTTCATCGAAAGTGGTGTCAAGCCAAATCAAATCGAAGCAATCGGAATTACCAACCAACGTGAAACAACTGTTGTCTGGGATAAGAAAACAGGGCTTCCTATCTACAACGCAATCGTTTGGCAGTCACGCCAGACAGCCCCTTTGGCTGAGCAACTAAAAAGCCAAGGTTATGTGGAAAAATTCCATGAAAAGACTGGTTTGATCATCGATGCTTACTTCTCTGCGACCAAGGTTCGTTGGATTTTGGACCATGTCGAAGGCGCTCAAGAGCGAGCAGAAAAGGGTGAATTGCTCTTTGGTACCATCGATACTTGGTTGGTTTGGAAATTGACTGACGGTGCGGCTCACGTGACAGACTACTCAAATGCAGCTCGTACCATGCTCTACAATATTAAAGAACTCAAATGGGATGATGAGATTTTGGAAATCCTCAACATTCCTAAGGCTATGCTCCCAGAAGTTCGTTCTAACTCTGAAATCTACGGTAAAACAGCGCCATTCCACTTCTATGGTGGAGAAGTGCCAATCTCAGGTATGGCTGGGGACCAACAAGCAGCCCTCTTTGGACAGTTGGCCTTTGAACCTGGTATGGTTAAAAATACTTATGGAACAGGTTCTTTCATCATCATGAACACTGGGGAAGAGATGCAGTTGTCTGAGAACAATCTTTTGACAACCATTGGTTACGGAATTAACGGCAAGGTTTACTATGCCTTGGAAGGGTCTATCTTCATCGCAGGAAGTGCCATTCAGTGGCTTCGTGATGGACTTCGCATGGTCGAAAATTCACCAGAATCTGAAAAATACGCTCGTGATTCTCACAACAACGATGAAGTTTATGTCGTTCCAGCCTTTACAGGTCTAGGTGCTCCATACTGGAATCAAAATGCTCGCGGTTCTGTCTTTGGCTTGACTCGTGGAACAAGCAAAGAAGACTTTATCAAGGCAACTCTTCAATCTATTGCTTATCAAGTGCGTGATATCATCGATACCATGCAAGTGGATGCGCAGACAGCTATCCAAGTCTTGAAAGTGGACGGTGGTGCAGCTATGAACAATTTCCTCATGCAGTTCCAAGCTGACATTTTGGGAATCGATATCGCACGCGCCAAAAACTTGGAAACAACAGCTCTAGGGGCAGCCTTCCTAGCAGGTTTGTCAGTAGGTTACTGGAAAGACTTGGATGAGTTGAAACTCTTGAACGAGACAGGAGAACTCTTTGAGCCATCTATGAACGAATCGCGCAAGGAACAACTCTACAAGGGCTGGAAGAAGGCTGTAAAAGCAACCCAAGTCTTTGCGGAAGTAGACGACTAA
- the hslO gene encoding Hsp33 family molecular chaperone HslO has protein sequence MDKIIKSISESGAFRAFVLDSTETVRTAQEKHQTQASSTVALGRTLIASQILAANEKGNTKLTVKVLGSSSLGAIITVADTKGNVKGYVQNSGVDIKKTATGEVLVGPFVGNGQFLVITDYGTGNPYNSMTPLISGEIGEDLAFYLTESQQIPSAVGLNVLLDEEDKVKVAGGFLVQVLPGAKEEEIARFEKRIQEMPAISTLLESEDHIEALLKAIYGDEPYKRLSEEEIRFQCDCSHERFMNALASLPSSDLQEMKEEDHGAEITCQFCQTTYNFDENDLEELIRDKS, from the coding sequence ATGGATAAAATTATTAAAAGTATATCAGAAAGCGGAGCCTTTCGTGCTTTTGTTCTTGATAGCACAGAAACCGTCCGCACTGCTCAAGAAAAACACCAAACCCAAGCTAGCTCAACTGTAGCACTTGGTCGAACTCTTATCGCCAGCCAGATTCTCGCAGCCAATGAAAAAGGAAATACCAAACTAACAGTGAAGGTACTGGGATCTAGCTCTCTAGGGGCCATTATCACGGTCGCTGATACCAAGGGTAACGTCAAAGGCTATGTTCAGAATTCTGGTGTTGACATCAAAAAGACTGCAACTGGTGAAGTTCTAGTTGGACCTTTTGTTGGAAATGGTCAATTCCTCGTTATCACAGACTACGGTACTGGAAATCCTTACAACTCTATGACTCCCCTCATCTCTGGGGAAATCGGTGAAGATCTTGCCTTTTACCTGACTGAAAGCCAACAGATCCCTTCAGCAGTAGGTCTCAATGTCCTTTTGGACGAGGAAGACAAGGTCAAGGTTGCAGGTGGTTTCTTAGTCCAAGTCTTGCCAGGAGCCAAGGAAGAAGAGATTGCTCGCTTTGAGAAACGCATCCAAGAAATGCCAGCTATCTCAACGCTTCTGGAAAGTGAAGACCATATCGAAGCCCTCCTCAAAGCAATCTACGGTGACGAGCCATACAAACGCTTGTCTGAAGAAGAAATCCGTTTCCAATGTGACTGTAGCCATGAGCGCTTTATGAACGCTCTTGCCAGCCTTCCAAGTTCAGACTTACAGGAAATGAAAGAGGAAGACCACGGGGCAGAAATCACTTGTCAATTCTGTCAAACTACCTATAACTTTGATGAAAACGACCTGGAGGAACTCATTCGTGACAAATCTTAA
- a CDS encoding helix-turn-helix domain-containing protein, whose translation MYLGDLMEKVESGQFSILSFLLQESQTTVKAVMEETGFSKATLTKYVTLLNDKALDSGLELTISLEDENLRLSIGATTKGRDIRSLFLENAVKYQILVYLLYHQQFLAHQLAQELMISEATLGRHLASLNQILSEFDLSIQNGRWRGPEHQIRYFYFCLFRKVWSSQEWEGHMQKPERKQEIASLEEICGASLSSGQKLDLVLWSHISQQRLRVNACQFQVIEEKMRGYFDNIFYLRLHRKAPSFFAGQHLPLGTEDGEMMIFFSFLLSHRILPLHTMEYILGFGGQLADLLTQLIQEMKKEELLGDYTEDHVTYELSQLCAQVYLYKGYILQDRYKYQLENRHPYFLMEHDFKETAEEIFHALPAFQQGTDLDKKILWEWLQLIEYMAENGGQHMRIGLDLTSGFLVFSRMAAILKRYLEYNRFITIEAYDRTRHYDLLVTNNPIHKKEQTPVYYLKNDLDMEDLAAIRHLLFT comes from the coding sequence ATGTATTTAGGAGATTTGATGGAAAAGGTCGAATCTGGCCAATTTTCAATCCTTTCCTTTCTATTACAAGAGTCTCAGACGACTGTCAAGGCTGTAATGGAGGAAACAGGATTTTCAAAAGCAACCCTAACCAAATATGTCACCCTGCTTAATGACAAGGCTTTGGACAGTGGCTTAGAGTTGACCATCTCCTTAGAAGATGAAAATCTGCGCCTGTCAATCGGTGCAACTACTAAGGGGAGAGACATTCGGAGCTTGTTTTTGGAGAATGCTGTTAAATATCAGATTCTCGTTTATCTTCTTTACCACCAACAGTTTTTAGCCCATCAGTTGGCTCAAGAATTAATGATTAGTGAGGCCACGCTTGGCCGTCATTTGGCTAGTCTAAATCAGATTTTGTCAGAGTTTGATTTATCTATCCAAAATGGCCGTTGGCGAGGTCCAGAGCATCAGATTCGTTATTTCTATTTCTGTCTTTTCCGCAAGGTTTGGTCCAGTCAGGAGTGGGAAGGTCACATGCAGAAACCAGAGAGAAAGCAGGAAATTGCCAGTTTAGAAGAAATCTGCGGTGCAAGTTTGTCTTCGGGGCAAAAACTGGACTTGGTTCTCTGGTCCCACATCAGTCAACAGCGTCTCCGGGTCAATGCCTGCCAGTTTCAAGTGATAGAAGAGAAAATGCGAGGGTATTTTGACAATATTTTCTACCTTCGTTTGCATCGAAAGGCTCCGTCCTTTTTTGCTGGGCAACACCTTCCTCTGGGAACTGAGGATGGTGAGATGATGATTTTCTTCTCTTTCCTCCTATCTCATCGCATTCTTCCTCTTCATACTATGGAGTATATCCTTGGTTTTGGAGGGCAGTTGGCAGATTTGCTGACGCAATTGATTCAAGAAATGAAAAAGGAGGAACTATTGGGGGACTATACAGAGGACCATGTCACTTATGAACTCAGTCAGCTTTGTGCTCAAGTCTATCTCTATAAGGGCTATATCTTACAGGATCGCTACAAGTACCAGTTGGAGAATCGTCATCCATATTTCCTGATGGAACATGATTTTAAAGAGACAGCAGAGGAGATTTTTCATGCTCTACCTGCTTTTCAGCAAGGTACGGATTTGGATAAGAAAATTCTCTGGGAATGGCTCCAGTTAATCGAATATATGGCTGAAAATGGTGGTCAACATATGCGGATTGGTCTGGATTTGACATCTGGTTTTCTTGTCTTTTCAAGGATGGCAGCCATTTTGAAACGGTATTTGGAATACAATCGTTTTATTACCATTGAAGCCTATGACCGAACTCGACATTATGATTTGCTGGTTACCAATAACCCGATTCATAAGAAGGAACAAACACCAGTCTATTATTTAAAAAATGACTTGGATATGGAAGATTTGGCGGCTATTCGCCACTTATTATTCACTTAA